The nucleotide sequence GACCTTACTGTCTTACGTGCTCACTCTCTTTTACCGCTTTTCTAATGTCCGGCATCTCGCCTGTCGCAGAGCATTTACCGGTGTATTCCGAACGGACAGTGACTCTCGAAGCTCCGCCTATCGTACAGGTAAATACAGTAAGATCCCAGTCACCCTCGTCCATGGCATCCACATCTCCTGAGCCTAAGGTTTCCATATAGGTGACCTCATAATAATAGCTTCTGCCATTCATATCGGTAAAGATCATTTCTGCACCGGTATTGATATTTTTAAGCGTACCAAGATGCTCCTGATAATTATGTCCTGCAAGTATCAGGTCATTAGTGGATACTGCGCCCTTATAGCGGCAAATTGAAACACGCGCATTTTCCTTACTCCACTCGCTTTGCACAGGAAGTGTAAGTCCCAGTGAAGGTATCTCGAGAATGCCGACAAAAGTCCTGCCATCGACATCGACCATTGGCATATCCCCTCTGTCCTTTAAAACTTCAGAAGGTATCTGCGCCAATACTCCGTCAAGAGCCGCTGCCGAAGCTTCTCCGGCTTCCCTGTTCTCTTTGATATTGTGCCAGATCAAGGCTGCTGCTGCGAGAACACAAAATATTCCCAATACAATAAAAACTTTTCCCAGATGTTTTTTCATTCTTCATTCCTGTTCATCCTGACGCCCACAACGAAAAGAATTATTCCTAATAAAATAAGTACCGGTAAAGGCCACCAGAGCTGTCCCGTCTGAGGTAAAAGTCTGTCGCCCAGAACTCCTGCTTCCATATCTCCCAAAACACCTGCTGCTGCATCAACAGCATCAGAGATAGGATCTGATGCAGATCCTAACGTTCCCGAATCCGTAGTTGATGTTGTCGTAACAGTTCCGTCGTCATCATCATCGTCGTCATCACTACTTCCGCCACCGCCGCCGGTTGATTTATAGGTGTTTGTTATTGTAAATGACGTTCCACTGCTGTCGATCACTGTTCGGTATTTTTTGATAGATTCCTCTGCAACTGACCATGTATGACCCTTTTCATATGACCAGGAATATTGCCAGCTGTTTGAGGAATTAAGCTTTACAGTATTGTAAAGGCTTCCATCCAAATAAATATATACCGTGATCTCTGAAGGTCTTTTCTTTGTATGACCGCTGTCGCTCCACCTTTTATATACGTAATAGGTCTCCGGATCCTCTGCCTCAGTTATGACTTCAACCTTCGGAACCACAGTTACCTCGTAGGTCGAATTTCCTTCTGCATCAAAGTAAGGCATTGAGATCAGCGAATCCTGAAACGAATAAGTGGTTTTATCCTTCTTTATGGAATCACATTTTATAAAATAGCTGCCATCCGGAACATTGTTAAAATCAATACGTCCGTCAGAGCCTGTCGTACCATTCGAATATTCACTGAGTTCGCCGCTGTTTACCTGATCAGCTATGACCTTCACAACATCAGAATCCGACGCCTGAGAGTCTACAATTCCCTCTTCTGCGAGTTCCGATACAGCGTAAATATGTACACTTACTCCGCTTATGTCAGTATCTTCATACTTTGTATGAACTGTCAGGTTTCCGCTGCCGCTTCCGTAAACAGTTGACATATTCATCCTGAGGCAGACAAGCAAAGCCAGAATGACCGCCGCAAAGGCAAGCATCTTTATTAAATTCTGCTTAAAAGCTCTATACATAAATCTCAATCCCCTTTACCATGTGCGTCCGTACCGCACATGTCACTGCGCTGTCATCTTTTCGTGAACTACTCCGACTTAATGCTACGCATTTGAAGTCGGAGCTTCCTGCTTCAACCACTACTGCATTGGCTACGATGATACGCAACTCAATGTCTTACACAATGTCCACAGGCGTATAAGTTAGGGCTATTCCATCCCTACTGTATATTACTCTGAAAGTGTTTTCCGTAGCCAACAGAATGCACGCTGGCGTGCAATTCTGATTGGATACGTGGAAACCTGACCTGTAAGGTAAAACGTCCAGTGGACGTTTTACGGGCACGTTTTGATGCGCTATTCGCATCAGTGCACCGCCGCGTGAAGGCTGACAAGCCGTAACGCGAATACAGGGCGGGAATTGCGGGATAGCACGAACACTTAGTGAGCTTTAGCGAACTTAGTGAGAGTGTATGCAGAGCAGCAGCAAAGCTGCGGAGCAATTCACTTTCAGATCTGGTGGCGCACGGCGCAAGCCGTGCATGAAAGTTTAGTTTTTAGGCTACTGCAAAAGATTCGTTTAGTATGCGTAATCCCTCACGTAAGATATTGATAGCAGCGTTCTGGTCACGTCTTATTACAAGACCGCAATCACATTTCATTGTACGAATTGTGAGATTTTTCATCTCAGGATGTACCTCTCCACAACAATGACATATCTGTGATGACGGAAACCACTTATCTACTTTTACAAGATATTTGTTTCTCTCTGATAACTTATATTCAAGCATCGACAGAAACATACCGTATCCGTTATCAAGAGTAGCTTTGCCGTTACCAAAACCTTTATTTGACATAGATTTCATATCCAGAGATTCTACGCATACAACATCATACAAATTGGCTATCTTTGTAGATATTTGATGTAGGTTATCAAGTCTCTGATTTGCTATGTGCCGATGGATTTTATTTACTTTACGGAGCTGTTTTATGTAATTATTGGACTTGGCTTCATGTTTTTTCGAGCCTTGCCTACGTGATAGTTTACGTTGTGCTTTGGCAAGTTTATCATGGCTTTCACGATAGTATTTATGGTTAGTACCTACGTTACCATTATTATCTACATACAGACCGTCAGAAGCATAATCCAGACCAATACAGTTATTCGTGTCTGCTACATAGGTATTTATACTATCTGCAACCTCAAACAATACGGAAATATAGAACTTTCCATCAGATTCCTGTGATACAGTAGCTGATTTGACTATCCAGCTATCATCAGGCTTACGATGGATAACTGCCTTCACATGACCGATTTTAGGGAGTCTAATGCTGTTATCAGTAATGGCAACAGTACCATGCTGATTATTTGTAGTATATGACTTACGGCTGCGTTTTGCAGATTTGAATTTAGGAAATCCGTTGTTTTTCTTACGGGATTTGCTAAAGCGGTTCTTGAAAGCGCTTTGTAAGTTTAGTTGTACATTCGCTAAAGCAAGACTGTCTACTTCCTTGAGATATAGATAATCCTTTTTGTATTTGGCAGGTGTTACAGTAACAAACTTACCTGTAGACTTGTAGCTCTCAATTTTATCGGAAAGCATGAGATTATAGACCTTGCGGCAACAGCCGAAGGTCTTGGCAAACATAACACTTTGTTCAGTTGTAGGATATGCTCTATACTTAATGGCTCTGCTTGTCATCTTTCTTACCTTGAGATTGTATATATTGCTTGATAATATCTACGGTAGCACCGCCTGTGGTCAGCAGACAAAAACTCTGTGACCAGAACATCTCTTTCCAAAGAGATTTACGTATCTGAGGAAACTCTTTCTTGATAAGTCTGCTGCTTGCAGATTTATACGCATTGATAAATTTACTTATCTCTGTGTTAGGCTGTCCTCGGAACAGGATGTGAACATGGTCAATGTCGTGATTCCATTCTTCTAACGTAATGTTATATGTAGGAGCAATCTTCTCAAATATTTCTTTGAGACGGATTGAGATTTTGTCATCTATCACCTTGTTGCGGTACTTTACGCACATGATAAGGTGATAATGCAGCATGAACACTGAATGATTATTATTATCTAATTTCACAATATTTATAACCTTTATTATACATACGACTGATTTATAATTAGATTATAATATCATCAGATACAAAAGTCAAGAAACGTCGTGTTTATCGCAATTCATCCCGCCACCTATAGAGGTGGGGGATTTCTTGCTCACGGCGTGTTAAATCTCTTTGATGTCATTATCAAAAATACTATAAATACTATTATAAGCATAAATCCGGCAATATAAAGTGCAACCGTTATTGTGTTGATCCTTATTGCATCTGCCGGTACTATAAGCTTTGTTTCCTCATTATAATCTACTCTGTGGCCTCTGACTAAGAGTCTGTGGCTGTTGACACCATAAGGCGTACAGGTCACAAGTGTCACGTAGTCTTTGCCATCCTCTATGGCAAGTCCCTCTGTTTCCTCCGGAAGGACTATATTTATCTGATCTACCTTATAGGCAAAAGTCTTGTCCAGTACATGAATAAGGAATGTATCTCCCTCTATCATCTGATCAAGATCTGAAAAAAGCTTTGATGAGGGCAGTCCCCTGTGTCCCGAAAGAGACGCATGAGTGCTCTCTGTTCCGGTAGGAAATGATGTTCCGTGTAGATGTCCTATTCCCACCTGCAGTACGGATTCCTCCGTACCATGATATATTGGAAGGCTTACGCCGATGTTTTCAATTTCAATGTAACCGATTATCCCGGTTCCCGTAGCATCTAAGATGCTGTTGTATTCTTTAAGTTCTTCATCCGAAAGGGTGAAGTGCATAGGTTTTTGGGCAAGCTTTTCATTGTATTCATAAGCTGCCTGCCAGAGCTTTGTATAATCTTCTTCTGTTAAATTACTGAGGGCTTCTTCGTAACTTTTTATAGCCTTCGTCTGATGTAATGAATTTATATAGTTACTTACTGACGGGTATAAAAAAATGCATAGACCGACCGTGAAAATAAGTCCGAATATGATATTCGGCAGCTGTTTTTTTAAGCCTTTTTTCTTCTTTTTCTTTGTCTTTTCCTGCTGTCGGTTTGATCTTTCCATTCTCCGCCTTAGCTTTCTTTTTTAAGTCCGGGAGAAGCCCTGTGCTTCCCCCGGGCAGTCAATAAGCCCCTTTTCTTAACC is from Lachnospiraceae bacterium C1.1 and encodes:
- a CDS encoding Cna B-type domain-containing protein, coding for MYRAFKQNLIKMLAFAAVILALLVCLRMNMSTVYGSGSGNLTVHTKYEDTDISGVSVHIYAVSELAEEGIVDSQASDSDVVKVIADQVNSGELSEYSNGTTGSDGRIDFNNVPDGSYFIKCDSIKKDKTTYSFQDSLISMPYFDAEGNSTYEVTVVPKVEVITEAEDPETYYVYKRWSDSGHTKKRPSEITVYIYLDGSLYNTVKLNSSNSWQYSWSYEKGHTWSVAEESIKKYRTVIDSSGTSFTITNTYKSTGGGGGSSDDDDDDDDGTVTTTSTTDSGTLGSASDPISDAVDAAAGVLGDMEAGVLGDRLLPQTGQLWWPLPVLILLGIILFVVGVRMNRNEE
- a CDS encoding RNA-guided endonuclease TnpB family protein, encoding MTSRAIKYRAYPTTEQSVMFAKTFGCCRKVYNLMLSDKIESYKSTGKFVTVTPAKYKKDYLYLKEVDSLALANVQLNLQSAFKNRFSKSRKKNNGFPKFKSAKRSRKSYTTNNQHGTVAITDNSIRLPKIGHVKAVIHRKPDDSWIVKSATVSQESDGKFYISVLFEVADSINTYVADTNNCIGLDYASDGLYVDNNGNVGTNHKYYRESHDKLAKAQRKLSRRQGSKKHEAKSNNYIKQLRKVNKIHRHIANQRLDNLHQISTKIANLYDVVCVESLDMKSMSNKGFGNGKATLDNGYGMFLSMLEYKLSERNKYLVKVDKWFPSSQICHCCGEVHPEMKNLTIRTMKCDCGLVIRRDQNAAINILREGLRILNESFAVA
- a CDS encoding class C sortase, whose protein sequence is MERSNRQQEKTKKKKKKGLKKQLPNIIFGLIFTVGLCIFLYPSVSNYINSLHQTKAIKSYEEALSNLTEEDYTKLWQAAYEYNEKLAQKPMHFTLSDEELKEYNSILDATGTGIIGYIEIENIGVSLPIYHGTEESVLQVGIGHLHGTSFPTGTESTHASLSGHRGLPSSKLFSDLDQMIEGDTFLIHVLDKTFAYKVDQINIVLPEETEGLAIEDGKDYVTLVTCTPYGVNSHRLLVRGHRVDYNEETKLIVPADAIRINTITVALYIAGFMLIIVFIVFLIMTSKRFNTP
- the tnpA gene encoding IS200/IS605 family transposase, giving the protein MKLDNNNHSVFMLHYHLIMCVKYRNKVIDDKISIRLKEIFEKIAPTYNITLEEWNHDIDHVHILFRGQPNTEISKFINAYKSASSRLIKKEFPQIRKSLWKEMFWSQSFCLLTTGGATVDIIKQYIQSQGKKDDKQSH
- a CDS encoding sortase — protein: MKKHLGKVFIVLGIFCVLAAAALIWHNIKENREAGEASAAALDGVLAQIPSEVLKDRGDMPMVDVDGRTFVGILEIPSLGLTLPVQSEWSKENARVSICRYKGAVSTNDLILAGHNYQEHLGTLKNINTGAEMIFTDMNGRSYYYEVTYMETLGSGDVDAMDEGDWDLTVFTCTIGGASRVTVRSEYTGKCSATGEMPDIRKAVKESEHVRQ